The window GCAGTCAGTGGTGCCACACATCTTAATTTTACAGAAGTTTGCACTTCCTTCCCTCCTTGGTGGCACATAAACAGGCACTTACATGATCGAGACAAAAGAGAGTATCAGGAAAAAACATAGAGTCAGTGACCTCTTCCTGAAAATTTGAAAGGCAGGGTTTAAAAATACTGCAATTACCCTGTAATTGACGAAGCTGATTTCATTACAATAGACCCCTAAGCTAGTGGTTCTAATAGAATATAATAGAGAAGTAGGACACAGGTCATATTATTTCACCAATATGTGAAGTGATACAAAGGTATGGAAAGGTTTTGTGTGTTACATTTCAGTCGTAGTGGGTAGTTTCCAAACTTTGTTGCATAAAGGATGTTTGGTAACACAGATGTGAATGCCACATTctgtaaaacatttgcataCTATTTTTAATGTAAGTATCCATCTGTTTCAGTCTTTAATGAAAGGGCATGTGAAAAATGGTTTATTATTAcattctgtatttgtttttcaggttcATACAAAAATGAAAGGTAAATGTACAGTAACCATACActcaaaaaaacataaagatgaaacataaaatgcaaCTTATTAATCTCCCAACCTTACAGAAATTCTTAATACTTAATGTGACATACGCAAATCTATAACTTTTGAAAGACAAAAGTTGACAGTCGGTGGCTGAATGTCCAGGGCATCACTTTTCCTGATGACATTCAAGTCACAAGccaagaaaaaacacactgattgaGTTTATCAATGTGTTAATATCACATCTGAGAGGATAGCAGTGTGCTTTTATCAAAAAGAAACCTACAGTATAAACACATCTATGTAAAAGGCAGCAGGCATTGCACAGGAGGAGACATATTATTGGCTATCCTGTAATATACAGTTGCCACAGAGGCAAAGTGATGACATGTAGATGAGTAGATCTTCAGAGTTGTGATCAGCAAATCTGAGACAAGGAAAAGTTTATATTAGACTGCCAGTCGTATGTTCGGCGAATAGCCTCAAACCTCTCGATGAGGGATCTGAATGTTGGCCGTTGTTTTGGATCTGCTGCCCAACACTGCTCCATTAACATCTTCACCTGTTGGTAAAAATAAAAGTTATCAAAACAGCGTACTCATAATGCCGAcaaaatgtcaattttgttTAACATGCGTGTAATACTACCTCATGCGGGCAGTCTTTGGGACAAGGCAATCGCAGATTTTTCTCCAACAGTTTTATGAGTACCATGACAGTCATCTGTCGCTGGGTTGGCTCCATCATTTCACAGAACttctacaaaacacacataagaGTACATTGTGCATTTAATACAATGATTTAAAATTTACTTGATTAGTCTCACatgaaaatatacagtatgcaaGGTTTGAGTTTGTTGAAAGAGGCCTGTGACGACGTACTGTTGGAGGGTTTTGCCTGTGGTCACAGCGTGTCAGGATCTCATACAATGTAACGCCAAAGGACCAAATgtcagaggaaaaggaaaatttACTCTCTTTCAAGCACTCGATGGCATACCTAtgcagtacaaaaaaaaagtttagtgGCCAAAGTCATGGAGCGAAGCACTGAATAACACTGTTAAGCGCTGCATGAACTCACCAGAACACTGGACTGTCTCCATGCTCACGGACTCGATAGTAGATCTCGCCTTCAGGGATGTACTTTGTCAGGCCAAAGTCTCCAATCTTTACCAAACTGTCATTTTCCACTAAGACATTACGAGCAGCAAGGTCTCGATGAATGTATCGCTTTGAATGCAAGTACTCCATACCCTTTAACAGAGAGCAACATATATAAAAGATGGATAAAATTACCAAGAAGGGGCAAAATGTGGATTTAAAAGGTTCACTTTAAAACTTCAAATATCCATTCAAAACCTATTCCTGTAGCATGTCATTTTCAGCCATGCGAGCAGCATACATTATTATTGCTGCTGTGGCTCAGTCCACTGTGAAGACCGGACACCAGTGACTGGTCAGACTTATAGTGCTTTGTATTCAGGGCACTTCCCCTCCCCTTTGCTGTACTGTATATCTCTGTTCTTTTATGCACTGTACTATGCCTTGCTGTAAAACCGATTGCCTTGCAGAGACAAAATAAAGTTGAAGTATATGGCCCCATGGATGTTAATGTCTGTCTGGTTGGTCTGCCCACCACTTTATTCCAGTCTGAAACATCTCACGACTATTGAATGGATTACCATCAAATTTTCATTCAAGGTCcccaaaatgaaatgatggcTTAATGTGAAGGATTATCTACTTAAGGCAATTTCAAGTGAAAGTAAGTTTTCACACATCTTCTGACGGAAAGAGAACAGAATGCAGACATGTCTGACTTTGGCACACAGCATCAGGACTATTGGaaaatcaaatgcaaatgtatATGATTAGCACAATCTACAAACCTCCCCAAGCTCACCTGACAGATCTGCTGAGCAAACATCAGGCACTGGGGCACACCCAGTTTACGTTTAGAAAGGTACTCTCGCAGACTCCCCAGAGGAAGGTACTCCATTATTAGCTGCACCACTTGTCCTCCTGCCAATGGACAACACCAACAGAGCTTTTATCCTCCTATGTCCATTACTTTTCAAAGGCAAGAATGACCTGTTGCCTATCCTGGTACTTAAGGGGCTGTGGTGCTCAGCATGCTGCGTGTTGAAAGCTCATAATATTGACATACGATGGAAACAGTGTTACACTTTCAATAGATTTTCAATATTTGCAGAGGAACAGCAGGGATCAAAGATCAATTCCCTGAACCATCCACTGAGCACTGCAAGCTAAAAGAGAGTATTGAGCAAGCACTCctttgcacatgcacacactgcatgctGATGTACATTTCAATAAACATATCTGaagcagacagatgacaaatgaGGACTCACCCAGTTCAGTGCAGCAGCCTTTGTACTTCACAATGTTGTTGTGGTAAAGGCACTTCAGGATCtcaatctccttcatccagctTTCCACATTGCCATTCTCTTGTTTCAAAGCCTTCACTGCTACTTGTTCTCCTGTCCCATCGTTGGCTGGGTCATACATGTAGAGAGTCACCTTTCCAAAGTGACCCTAGAGACAGAACAATGAGCAGTGCATCACTCATAATAAAAAGATaacatacaggaaaaaaaaattacgGTGATGGAGTATAAGAACTCACCTCTCCCAAGTCTCGCATCTTTTTCAGGTAGCGTTTATGGAACATGCTGGGGTCTTTGCCAGGGAGACCTTCACTCGGGGATATATCAGAGTCTGTGTGCAGAAgcaaaaaacattatttaaacGAACCAAAATagattgagaaaaaaaacaaaaactaaggTGAGAAAGTAAAAACCCACTGTTGATGATCATTTTTGGGAGCTCTCTGAGCACAGTGCGGAACGAAGGTCTCTCCACAGGCTCGTACGTCAAACACATGCTGATAAAGCTGGCCAGTTCCGGGGAGGATGGTTCAGCTAGACGGCCCTTTTGCTGATAAAAGCGTTCTTTCTGTTAGGGGAAAAAGGTTCCAGTGTTACAATGAGAAATCAGAAGAATAAAATAGGCAGGTGCAGTCTGTGGCtgttggaaaataaataaaggacCTACCTCAGACAATGTGCTTCCACTCATGGGAAGATCACCGTTGTTGCAGATTTCGAGCAGTGTGGCGCCAAAGCTCCACTGATCAGAAGTATTGCCAATGGATGTACcactgtcaacacactcaggagcgATCCATGGGATACGTTCAAGACGCTCTACAGTGCAGAATagtgataataaaaataacagaaattaCGTGTATCATTTTAAGGCATTTTAAATCTCCAGGAGCTCTGGTTAAACTTCTTGTAGAACTCCACAGAACACCAGAATTTAGTTTCATATGGTTATAATTTTTGTTAAAACATGAGTATAGCTCCATTGAAATTCTGGTTATACACCAGAAAAATACCTACTAAAGACTCGACAAAGTTGCTCGTCTTTGCTCATGCACTATTTTGGGTAGCCTAGTCACATTGTGAGAcgaaacagcaaaacaacaggaaatcaAAGTGGTCTGGTTTAAGTTTCCTGTTTCCTaaatctgataaaaaaaaaaggcaaaacgGTACACGAATTACAGAATACCTGATGCTGACTGAGTTGGGAGACTTTCTTGTAAAGTGAGGTTAATTATGAGTTTGAGTTTGTGTTCAGCTGCTGGTACTGACCTTCCCGTGAAAGGACACTCAGGGCAATGCCTGGGTCACTCAGCTTGACAAAAGGAGTAGTACCGTGCTCCAGACCACGCCTTGCCACCAGAATGTTCTTGGCACACACGTTTCCATGAACCAGCCGATTGGTCTCCTACAATGATAAAAATTGTATTGTATTAACTTTCCTGGTTAAAATAAGTTTAACACAAACTATTAAAGCTAGTCAGTCTTCAGGCAACAATGAAGTTCACTTGCAGCAGTTATCTTAAAAATTGGTCTGATAAGAttatttcatttcctgcctgcaGCTCAGACTCAAACCTTGGTGTCCACAGGAAAGCCAAAAAATATCTTCCCCACTAGCCTACAGCAGCTGATTGTTAAGTGTAAAGACTATCTGGGTTTAAATTATGTAGCACTTGTTTTACTTCATTATCACTTCACTTTAATGACCACTTAGCTGTGATTAGAATGGACTGCATCTTTATAGTGCTTTAGTCTtactgaccactcaaagcgcttgACAACACAACATGCATGGCAAGTTAAGGTTTATTATCgtgcccaaggacacttcaaaaGCCAGGAATCGAACCACCGACATTCTGATTTGTGGACAATTTGCTCTACCTTCTGGGCCACAGCCACCCCAAAAGCTTACAGCAGCTAGTCCTTGGAcagtctcccatccaagtaTTAACCAGGCCCGACCTTGCCTTCCGAGATCGGATGGGATCGGGCGTGTTGAGGGTGCTGTGGCCGAAAGTGACGTATAGTGAATTATAGTATGTGGCATACAAAAAATCAAAGTAGTGTTTGAACTCACAAGATAACTGAGGGCGCTGGCAAGTTGTTTTGCAACAATTAATTTCCACTGAGGAGTCACTGAtgccttttctttgtgaaggaaAACATCCAAAGGCCCAAACTCCACAAATTCTTCTACCATGATGTCTGTAAAGGTAGAAACAAGTGTGAGAGGTCCAGTCTCTGGCACAGCcaaaagcaaaaatgtaaacaagtaGCATCCTCCTTAAAATAGAAGAGGGTAGGTGTGattttgcatttgctttttgGTTCACTTGGTATTCAAATCATAAATTTGAGTATAAACACAAATCATCATATGTGATGGGGAAGCAGAAAACGAGGAAGCTAACAGTACAAGTGTGTTTGACAAGATGTGTGTTGTGCTTACTCTCAGATCCTTTGACTGACACGCCATGAACAAACACCAGGTGGCTGTGGGATACCTGGCTCATGAGACTTGCAGTTTCAAAAAATGCCtaagaaagacaaaaggaagGAATATTGAGAGACTAAACTGTCACTGTTATTATCATGAGTGTCGGTTACCATTAACACAATGACCACAAGGCTTACTAGTGCAATATCTTTGTGGCTTTGGTCTAGAATCTTGAGAACCACTTGGATCCCTTTGCGGTCAGTGAAGTTGTTGTTGAACTCGTCATCCTCTTcatcgtctcctcctcctcgcacCAGCAGACGTCCTGAGTAGATGTTAGTTCTGGTTCCACGGCCCAAATGCTGTTCCTGCTCATAAACACAACACCCGCAGGTCAGTCACAGAGCTGGGAACACAAAGCTTGTCAGGTGGTACAGATGGGCTCATGGAGGTGGCAAGTGGGTCTCATCACCTGTATAATCTCTCTATCCTTGATCGGGAGGAAGCGTAGCTGGGTCATGTTCAAGGACAAGGTGTCAGTGTGAACACCTTGCCTCATCACCAACAGGTTGGATAGCtctacatcacacacaaaccaatgTTAAGACCCAAATATCCCACAATACAGAGTAACTTTGGCATAAAGCAGCAAAACATGTTGAGAATTAAAAAGTCCAATAAACACAAACCTGCTTGTCTTGGCAAACAGCATTTTTTGACAGTAAAGCTGTCTGAGCCAGACTTGAGCACAAAGGTCTTGAGGCTGTCTGTGAGCTCCTTCACACTGGAGAATTCTCGGTCCCAGCCCTCCAGAGAGAACATCGAACCCTTGTGCTGGATCCGAAACTGCTTGTGGCTCAGCATCGATCCTTTCTATGTGCCACACGTACATACAAGTAAACACAGTAGCTGAAACCTTTCACCACCACTGCAGTGCAATAATTTCCACCGAGGAGCGTGGGTGTCGACTTACCTCATTTTTGTTCAGGACAGCTAGGATGATGCGGTGATAGTCGAGAGCACTCCAACGTACAAGGAAAGCTCcgtcctctgctgcctccttcttcagcttcagTAGCACAAAATCATCACTGGAAACACACCAGAGTTGAGACAGTCTTTCTCGTtagcctgtttgtgtctgtatgtacaAGTGtaagaagaggagaaaactcACTGCATAGGTCCATGCAGTCCATTTGCTTCACTCAGCACTACCCTTGGGGGAGCCACTTCATGACAAAGATAGTGGTGGGCGTCTGCAGTCAGCCGGTAGTATCCATCTaggag of the Chaetodon auriga isolate fChaAug3 chromosome 16, fChaAug3.hap1, whole genome shotgun sequence genome contains:
- the tyk2 gene encoding non-receptor tyrosine-protein kinase TYK2, yielding MSRCGWSTHSRPGACPGPCEPPQGQGIHVYLFWTKEGERYLSHTSGDVTAEELCILAAEAVGITPLCHVLFALYNPLSRCWYSPNHIFTPEDNSNLVLHYCMRYYFRNWHGLNEKEPTVSRYAVRSGTDQGGSPLLEITSLEYLFSQAKYEFVNEVVQMKEIESEEELSRFKNESLGMAVLHLSHQAMQTGCTVQDVAKKISFLRCIPRSFAKHISKVNLLTKIRIRRVFADFVRTFQQHTVDKGRLGTHEIMYKYISTLEHLAPRFGIETFPVTHLELREDGDGSSSYSSTTHAQGASKDNFTAPATHEVMVTGTKGIQWRKVSGQKAQANTYFRNDSLNYMRKTKQSSQPYANTPDKWTSFCDFPEITHIAITGANVCISTQDNRCLEVQMNSSQEAGSFISLLDGYYRLTADAHHYLCHEVAPPRVVLSEANGLHGPMHDDFVLLKLKKEAAEDGAFLVRWSALDYHRIILAVLNKNEKGSMLSHKQFRIQHKGSMFSLEGWDREFSSVKELTDSLKTFVLKSGSDSFTVKKCCLPRQAELSNLLVMRQGVHTDTLSLNMTQLRFLPIKDREIIQEQHLGRGTRTNIYSGRLLVRGGGDDEEDDEFNNNFTDRKGIQVVLKILDQSHKDIALAFFETASLMSQVSHSHLVFVHGVSVKGSENIMVEEFVEFGPLDVFLHKEKASVTPQWKLIVAKQLASALSYLETNRLVHGNVCAKNILVARRGLEHGTTPFVKLSDPGIALSVLSREERLERIPWIAPECVDSGTSIGNTSDQWSFGATLLEICNNGDLPMSGSTLSEKERFYQQKGRLAEPSSPELASFISMCLTYEPVERPSFRTVLRELPKMIINNSDISPSEGLPGKDPSMFHKRYLKKMRDLGEGHFGKVTLYMYDPANDGTGEQVAVKALKQENGNVESWMKEIEILKCLYHNNIVKYKGCCTELGGQVVQLIMEYLPLGSLREYLSKRKLGVPQCLMFAQQICQGMEYLHSKRYIHRDLAARNVLVENDSLVKIGDFGLTKYIPEGEIYYRVREHGDSPVFWYAIECLKESKFSFSSDIWSFGVTLYEILTRCDHRQNPPTKFCEMMEPTQRQMTVMVLIKLLEKNLRLPCPKDCPHEVKMLMEQCWAADPKQRPTFRSLIERFEAIRRTYDWQSNINFSLSQIC